One Camelina sativa cultivar DH55 chromosome 3, Cs, whole genome shotgun sequence genomic window carries:
- the LOC104776848 gene encoding nuclear transport factor 2 has protein sequence MSQMDPDAVSKAFVEHYYSTFDTNRVGLAGLYQEASMLTFEGQKIQGVQSIVAKLTSLPFNQCKHHISTVDCQPSGPASGMLVFVSGNLQLAGEEHTLKFSQMFHLMPTPQGSFYVFNDIFRLNYA, from the exons ATGTCTCAGATGGATCCCGATGCAGTGTCCAAGGCCTTCGTCGAACATTACTACTCCACCTTCGATACTAACCGCGTCGGTCTCGCTGGTCTTTACCAGGAAGCTTCTATGCTCACCTTCGAAGGTCAAAAGATCCAAGGAGTTCAGAGCATCGTCGCTAAGCTCACCTCTCTCCCTTTCAACCAGTGCAAGCATCACATCTCCACCGTTGATTGCCAGCCTTCTGGCCCTGCTTCCGGTATGCTCGTTTTCGTCTCCGGTAACCTCCAGCTCGCCGGCGAGGAACACACCCTCAAGTTCAGCCAG ATGTTTCATTTGATGCCGACGCCACAAGGAAGCTTTTACGTGTTCAACGATATATTCAGGTTGAACTACGCCTGA
- the LOC104776851 gene encoding sphingosine-1-phosphate lyase isoform X3 yields MDYFSYSSMKSMVIQARGSLNSRLSEFEPLFLLLAPLLTLFFAQIIGSVLGVVNDKGLKACLVGFIMGFLKMIPGVQNYIDAEKQKVVDQLQSGSSSKKKNRAETLPVKGLGVEVLEKMETEKRNDAIWQGKCSGTVYIGGGESEGHFALINQACSMFAHTNPLHIDVFQSVVRFESEVVAMTAALLGSKETVSGEQICGNMTSGGTESIVLAVKSSRDYMKYKKGITRPEMIIPESGHSAYDKAAQYFNIKLWRVPVDKEFRADVKAIRRHINRNTIMIVGSAPGFPHGIIDPIEELGQLALSYGICFHVDLCLGGFVLPFARKLGYQIPAFDFSVQGVTSISVDVHKYGLAPKGTSTVLYRNHEIRKHQFVAVTEWSGGLYVSPTIAGSRPGSLVAGAWAAMMSLGEEGYLQNTSKIMEASKRLEEGVREIHELFVIGKPDMTIVAFGSKELDIFEVNDIMSSKGWHLNALQRPNSIHICITLQHVPVVDDFLQDLRGAVETVKANPGPITGGLAPIYGAAGKMPDRGMVNELLVSFMDSQY; encoded by the exons ATggattatttttcatattcttcgATGAAATCAATGGTGATTCAAGCTCGAGGCTCGTTAAACTCGCGTTTGTCTGAGTTTGAGCCTCTGTTTCTGCTCTTGGCTCCCCTTCTCACTCTTTTTTTCGCTCAGATCATCGGATCTGTCTTGGGCGTTGTGAACGACAAAGGATTGAAAGCGTGTCTTGTTGGGTTCATCATGGGATTCCTCAA aatgatCCCTGGAGTTCAGAATTACATTGATGCTGAGAAACAAAAG GTTGTTGATCAATTACAATCTGGTAGTAGCTCTAAGAAAAAGAATCGGGCTGAAACATTGCCAGTAAAAGGTCTAGGAGTTGAAGTTCTCGAGAAAATGGAGACTGAAAAGAGGAATGACGCTATTTGGCAAGGAAAATGCTCTGGCACTGT ATACATAGGTGGAGGGGAGTCTGAAGGTCATTTTGCATTGATAAACCAAGCATGTTCAAT GTTTGCGCATACCAATCCGTTGCATATAGACGTGTTCCAGAGTGTGGTGCGGTTTGAGTCAGAAGTAGTGGCAATGACTGCTGCGTTACTCGGGAGTAAAGAAACGGTTTCAGGAGAACAAATATGTGGAAACATGACGTCTGGAGGAACAGAAAGTATAGTGTTGGCTGTGAAGTCATCTCGTGACTATATGAAGTACAAGAAGGGTATCACCCGGCCAGAAAT GATTATACCTGAATCGGGTCATTCGGCTTATGATAAGGCGGCTCAGTACTTCAACATCAAATTGTGGCGAGTTCCAGTAGACAAAGAATTTCGAGCTGATGTGAAGGCAATAAGGCGGCATATTAACAGAAACACCATCATG attgttggATCAGCACCAGGATTCCCTCATGGCATCATCGATCCTATTGAG GAGCTTGGTCAACTGGCTCTTAGCTATGGAATATGCTTTCATGTTGACCTTTGCCTTGGTGGTTTTGTGTTACCTTTCGCTCGCAAACTTGG GTATCAGATCCCAGCTTTTGATTTTTCTGTACAAGGAGTTACTTCAATTTCGGTGGACGTGCATAAATATGGTTTGGCTCCTAAAGGAACTAGTACAGTTCTCTACAGAAATCATGAGATCAGAAAG CACCAATTTGTTGCTG TAACTGAATGGTCAGGAGGTCTATACGTGTCCCCAACTATAGCTGGGAGTAGGCCTGGTTCTTTGGTTGCTGGTGCTTGGGCTGCAATGATGTCTCTCGGCGAAGAAG GCTACCTACAAAACACAAGCAAGATAATGGAAGCATCAAAGAGACTAGAAGAAGG CGTAAGAGAAATCCATGAACTGTTCGTCATTGGAAAGCCAGATATGACAATTGTGGCGTTTGGTTCTAAAGAATTAGATATCTTTGAAGTGAACGACATCATGTCGTCAAAAGGTTGGCATTTGAATGCGCTACAGAGACCCAACAG CattcatatatgtataactCTTCAACACGTCCCTGTAGTCGATGACTTCCTCCAGGATCTGCGTGGAGCTGTAGAGACT gtGAAAGCAAATCCAGGACCGATCACTGGAGGCTTGGCTCCAATATATGGAGCTGCAGGGAAGATGCCGGACCGAGGCATGGTGAATGAGCTTCTGGTTAGTTTCATGGACAGTCAATACTAA
- the LOC104776851 gene encoding sphingosine-1-phosphate lyase isoform X2 has translation MDYFSYSSMKSMVIQARGSLNSRLSEFEPLFLLLAPLLTLFFAQIIGSVLGVVNDKGLKACLVGFIMGFLKMIPGVQNYIDAEKQKVVDQLQSGSSSKKKNRAETLPVKGLGVEVLEKMETEKRNDAIWQGKCSGTVYIGGGESEGHFALINQACSMFAHTNPLHIDVFQSVVRFESEVVAMTAALLGSKETVSGEQICGNMTSGGTESIVLAVKSSRDYMKYKKGITRPEMIIPESGHSAYDKAAQYFNIKLWRVPVDKEFRADVKAIRRHINRNTIMIVGSAPGFPHGIIDPIEELGQLALSYGICFHVDLCLGGFVLPFARKLGYQIPAFDFSVQGVTSISVDVHKYGLAPKGTSTVLYRNHEIRKHQFVAVTEWSGGLYVSPTIAGSRPGSLVAGAWAAMMSLGEEGYLQNTSKIMEASKRLEEGVREIHELFVIGKPDMTIVAFGSKELDIFEVNDIMSSKGWHLNALQRPNSIHICITLQHVPVVDDFLQDLRGAVETVKANPGPITGGLAPIYGAAGKMPDRGMVNELLVSFMDSQY, from the exons ATggattatttttcatattcttcgATGAAATCAATGGTGATTCAAGCTCGAGGCTCGTTAAACTCGCGTTTGTCTGAGTTTGAGCCTCTGTTTCTGCTCTTGGCTCCCCTTCTCACTCTTTTTTTCGCTCAGATCATCGGATCTGTCTTGGGCGTTGTGAACGACAAAGGATTGAAAGCGTGTCTTGTTGGGTTCATCATGGGATTCCTCAA aatgatCCCTGGAGTTCAGAATTACATTGATGCTGAGAAACAAAAG GTTGTTGATCAATTACAATCTGGTAGTAGCTCTAAGAAAAAGAATCGGGCTGAAACATTGCCAGTAAAAGGTCTAGGAGTTGAAGTTCTCGAGAAAATGGAGACTGAAAAGAGGAATGACGCTATTTGGCAAGGAAAATGCTCTGGCACTGT ATACATAGGTGGAGGGGAGTCTGAAGGTCATTTTGCATTGATAAACCAAGCATGTTCAAT GTTTGCGCATACCAATCCGTTGCATATAGACGTGTTCCAGAGTGTGGTGCGGTTTGAGTCAGAAGTAGTGGCAATGACTGCTGCGTTACTCGGGAGTAAAGAAACGGTTTCAGGAGAACAAATATGTGGAAACATGACGTCTGGAGGAACAGAAAGTATAGTGTTGGCTGTGAAGTCATCTCGTGACTATATGAAGTACAAGAAGGGTATCACCCGGCCAGAAAT GATTATACCTGAATCGGGTCATTCGGCTTATGATAAGGCGGCTCAGTACTTCAACATCAAATTGTGGCGAGTTCCAGTAGACAAAGAATTTCGAGCTGATGTGAAGGCAATAAGGCGGCATATTAACAGAAACACCATCATG attgttggATCAGCACCAGGATTCCCTCATGGCATCATCGATCCTATTGAG GAGCTTGGTCAACTGGCTCTTAGCTATGGAATATGCTTTCATGTTGACCTTTGCCTTGGTGGTTTTGTGTTACCTTTCGCTCGCAAACTTGG GTATCAGATCCCAGCTTTTGATTTTTCTGTACAAGGAGTTACTTCAATTTCGGTGGACGTGCATAAATATGGTTTGGCTCCTAAAGGAACTAGTACAGTTCTCTACAGAAATCATGAGATCAGAAAG CACCAATTTGTTGCTG TAACTGAATGGTCAGGAGGTCTATACGTGTCCCCAACTATAGCTGGGAGTAGGCCTGGTTCTTTGGTTGCTGGTGCTTGGGCTGCAATGATGTCTCTCGGCGAAGAAG GCTACCTACAAAACACAAGCAAGATAATGGAAGCATCAAAGAGACTAGAAGAAGG CGTAAGAGAAATCCATGAACTGTTCGTCATTGGAAAGCCAGATATGACAATTGTGGCGTTTG GTTCTAAAGAATTAGATATCTTTGAAGTGAACGACATCATGTCGTCAAAAGGTTGGCATTTGAATGCGCTACAGAGACCCAACAG CattcatatatgtataactCTTCAACACGTCCCTGTAGTCGATGACTTCCTCCAGGATCTGCGTGGAGCTGTAGAAACT gtGAAAGCAAATCCAGGACCGATCACTGGAGGCTTGGCTCCAATATATGGAGCTGCAGGGAAGATGCCGGACCGAGGCATGGTGAATGAGCTTCTGGTTAGTTTCATGGACAGTCAATACTAA
- the LOC104776851 gene encoding sphingosine-1-phosphate lyase isoform X1 produces MDYFSYSSMKSMVIQARGSLNSRLSEFEPLFLLLAPLLTLFFAQIIGSVLGVVNDKGLKACLVGFIMGFLKMIPGVQNYIDAEKQKVVDQLQSGSSSKKKNRAETLPVKGLGVEVLEKMETEKRNDAIWQGKCSGTVYIGGGESEGHFALINQACSMFAHTNPLHIDVFQSVVRFESEVVAMTAALLGSKETVSGEQICGNMTSGGTESIVLAVKSSRDYMKYKKGITRPEMIIPESGHSAYDKAAQYFNIKLWRVPVDKEFRADVKAIRRHINRNTIMIVGSAPGFPHGIIDPIEELGQLALSYGICFHVDLCLGGFVLPFARKLGYQIPAFDFSVQGVTSISVDVHKYGLAPKGTSTVLYRNHEIRKHQFVAVTEWSGGLYVSPTIAGSRPGSLVAGAWAAMMSLGEEGYLQNTSKIMEASKRLEEGVREIHELFVIGKPDMTIVAFGSKELDIFEVNDIMSSKGWHLNALQRPNSIHICITLQHVPVVDDFLQDLRGAVETVKANPGPITGGLAPIYGAAGKMPDRGMVNELLVSFMDSQY; encoded by the exons ATggattatttttcatattcttcgATGAAATCAATGGTGATTCAAGCTCGAGGCTCGTTAAACTCGCGTTTGTCTGAGTTTGAGCCTCTGTTTCTGCTCTTGGCTCCCCTTCTCACTCTTTTTTTCGCTCAGATCATCGGATCTGTCTTGGGCGTTGTGAACGACAAAGGATTGAAAGCGTGTCTTGTTGGGTTCATCATGGGATTCCTCAA aatgatCCCTGGAGTTCAGAATTACATTGATGCTGAGAAACAAAAG GTTGTTGATCAATTACAATCTGGTAGTAGCTCTAAGAAAAAGAATCGGGCTGAAACATTGCCAGTAAAAGGTCTAGGAGTTGAAGTTCTCGAGAAAATGGAGACTGAAAAGAGGAATGACGCTATTTGGCAAGGAAAATGCTCTGGCACTGT ATACATAGGTGGAGGGGAGTCTGAAGGTCATTTTGCATTGATAAACCAAGCATGTTCAAT GTTTGCGCATACCAATCCGTTGCATATAGACGTGTTCCAGAGTGTGGTGCGGTTTGAGTCAGAAGTAGTGGCAATGACTGCTGCGTTACTCGGGAGTAAAGAAACGGTTTCAGGAGAACAAATATGTGGAAACATGACGTCTGGAGGAACAGAAAGTATAGTGTTGGCTGTGAAGTCATCTCGTGACTATATGAAGTACAAGAAGGGTATCACCCGGCCAGAAAT GATTATACCTGAATCGGGTCATTCGGCTTATGATAAGGCGGCTCAGTACTTCAACATCAAATTGTGGCGAGTTCCAGTAGACAAAGAATTTCGAGCTGATGTGAAGGCAATAAGGCGGCATATTAACAGAAACACCATCATG attgttggATCAGCACCAGGATTCCCTCATGGCATCATCGATCCTATTGAG GAGCTTGGTCAACTGGCTCTTAGCTATGGAATATGCTTTCATGTTGACCTTTGCCTTGGTGGTTTTGTGTTACCTTTCGCTCGCAAACTTGG GTATCAGATCCCAGCTTTTGATTTTTCTGTACAAGGAGTTACTTCAATTTCGGTGGACGTGCATAAATATGGTTTGGCTCCTAAAGGAACTAGTACAGTTCTCTACAGAAATCATGAGATCAGAAAG CACCAATTTGTTGCTG TAACTGAATGGTCAGGAGGTCTATACGTGTCCCCAACTATAGCTGGGAGTAGGCCTGGTTCTTTGGTTGCTGGTGCTTGGGCTGCAATGATGTCTCTCGGCGAAGAAG GCTACCTACAAAACACAAGCAAGATAATGGAAGCATCAAAGAGACTAGAAGAAGG CGTAAGAGAAATCCATGAACTGTTCGTCATTGGAAAGCCAGATATGACAATTGTGGCGTTTGGTTCTAAAGAATTAGATATCTTTGAAGTGAACGACATCATGTCGTCAAAAGGTTGGCATTTGAATGCGCTACAGAGACCCAACAG CattcatatatgtataactCTTCAACACGTCCCTGTAGTCGATGACTTCCTCCAGGATCTGCGTGGAGCTGTAGAGACT gtGAAAGCAAATCCAGGACCGATCACTGGAGGCTTGGCTCCAATATATGGAGCTGCAGGGAAGATGCCGGACCGAG GCATGGTGAATGAGCTTCTGGTTAGTTTCATGGACAGTCAATACTAA
- the LOC104776849 gene encoding uncharacterized protein LOC104776849 gives MSGVTLAVGPRPDDGKTSSSSGEKGLWSGMAAAGGGGLMGSLRVIELQLVAFILVFSASGLVPILDMLFPAFASIYIVALSRLAFPSHGVSTTSREVFHGSKLFRMYVVSGTTIGLFLPLAYVLGGFARGDDHAVRSATPHLFLLSCQILTENIISGLSLFSPPVRALVPLLYTVWRIFVIIGWSKDVWLNKSLPMNATPNVVAWFWFGRYLAIANLGYFGVNLLCFLIPRFLPRAFDHYFRERDEVLAKSQEDKPVQVPRSKPSDHKSD, from the exons ATGTCAGGCGTAACTCTAGCGGTGGGTCCAAGACCTGACGATGGTAAAACGTCATCATCGTCCGGTGAGAAGGGACTGTGGTCGGGGATGGCAGCGGCTGGAGGTGGCGGTTTGATGGGGTCACTGAGGGTAATAGAACTACAGCTAGTTGCCTTCATACTAGTCTTCTCAGCGAGCGGTCTCGTACCGATACTTGACATGCTTTTTCCAGCGTTTGCGTCTATCTATATAGTCGCCCTTTCGCGTTTAGCTTTCCCATCCCATGGTGTTTCAACCACTTCCCGTGAAGTCTTCCACGGTAGCAAACTCTTCAG GATGTACGTGGTTTCGGGGACAACGATTGGTCTGTTCTTGCCTTTAGCTTACGTATTAGGTGGTTTTGCAAGAGGAGATGATCATGCGGTGAGATCAGCGACACCGCACTTGTTTCTACTGTCGTGTCAAATCCTGACAGAGAATATAATAAGTGGCCTTTCTCTGTTTTCGCCACCGGTAAGAGCTCTCGTCCCACTGCTCTACACAGTCTGGAGAATCTTTGTCATCATTGGTTGGTCTAAAGATGTCTGGCTCAACAAGTCGTTACCAATGAATGCTACACCCAAT GTTGTTGCATGGTTCTGGTTTGGACGGTATTTAGCAATAGCGAACTTGGGCTACTTCGGAGTGAATCTACTCTGTTTCTTGATCCCTAGGTTTCTGCCTCGTGCCTTCGACCATTACTTCAGAGAAAGAGACGAAGTGTTGGCGAAAAGCCAAGAAGACAAGCCGGTTCAAGTTCCTAGATCAAAACCTTCTGATCACAAATCTGATTga
- the LOC104778911 gene encoding putative pentatricopeptide repeat-containing protein At1g28020 codes for MRLIFQPCARAVPAFRKYLLRSIGTLSSPELNDSLRRHIDKAGEDPKASFVPVLEQWKQQGNQLNPSDLRRIVENLRDSKRFPQALKVSEWMSDQKVCDIVPEDFAARLDLIDKILGLKAAEKFFKSIPENKRDDFVYTTMLSFYARLDETESTLWKMKEIGYRSKPHIFKHMMSSKTLAKAESIFGKMIELRYLSKPSPFNHMMSLYIKLGKLDMVHKILSQMKDNNVEPDNITLNNKLWLYAAESNIKEMEKLLAKCDTNTLDWRTCRDIARAYLRHGSVVEAVNMLRRAEQSLVDPESKELAYKSLMWLYGEAGKAEDVSRICESDYFAKFEEDYRSVLHILLK; via the exons ATGAGGCTAATTTTTCAACCATGCGCAAGGGCCGTTCCAGCTTTCAGGAAGTATCTGTTGCGCTCTATCGGAACCCTATCATCGCCGGAGCTTAACGACAGCCTCCGTCGTCATATCGACAAGGCCGGTGAAGATCCAAAGGCTTCATTCGTCCCAGTGCTGGAGCAATGGAAGCAACAGGGAAATCAATTGAATCCTTCGGATCTTAGACGCATCGTTGAAAACCTCCGCGATTCAAAACGATTTCCCCAAGCTCTCAAG GTATCAGAGTGGATGAGTGACCAGAAAGTTTGCGACATAGTTCCTGAAGATTTCGCAGCTCGGCTTGATCTGATCGACAAAATTCTAGGTTTAAAAGCAGCAGAGAAATTCTTCAAAAGCATTCCCGAGAACAAGAGAGATGACTTTGTTTACACCACTATGTTAAGCTTCTACGCAAGATTGGACGAAACTGAGTCAACCCTCTGGAAGATGAAGGAGATAGGGTACCGCTCGAAACCTCATATTTTTAAGCACATGATGTCTTCGAAAACACTGGCTAAAGCTGAGTCAATCTTTGGGAAGATGATAGAGCTGCGCTACCTCTCGAAACCCTCTCCTTTTAACCACATGATGTCTCTCTACATTAAGCTAGGTAAACTAGATATGGTACACAAGATTCTCAGCCAAATGAAAGACAACAACGTTGAGCCGGACAATATCACGCTAAACAATAAACTGTGGCTTTACGCAGCCGAATCCAACATCAAAGAAATGGAGAAGCTTTTAGCAAAGTGCGAtacaaatacattggattggcGAACGTGCAGAGACATTGCAAGAGCTTACCTGAGACATGGATCAGTGGTTGAGGCAGTAAATATGCTGAGAAGAGCCGAGCAATCACTAGTTGATCCCGAGTCTAAGGAGTTAGCTTACAAGTCCTTGATGTGGTTGTATGGGGAAGCAGGGAAGGCTGAAGACGTTTCCCGTATATGTGAGTCAGACTATTTCGCCAAGTTCGAAGAAGATTATCGATCAGTACTTCATATCTTACTCAAATAA
- the LOC104778912 gene encoding putative pentatricopeptide repeat-containing protein At1g43010: MRPILQPCARAIPAFRRYLFRSAVTLSSPELDDSLHSHIATTRGDRSEGFIHPSAGAMEATGQPFRFFGSQKHHRNPKKFPTIFPSSQGRSLVSILSITVSEWMSAQKVCDLVPKDYADRLHLIENVLGLEAAEKFFQSIPENKRDDFVYTTILSSYTRSDQTRDKAEFIFWKMRELGYLTNPSAFNHMVSLYIQLDKRDMVEKILNQMEENNVKPNNLTFNLKLRRYAAVTNIKTMERLLKEHRIVSMMASAYCKRGQLRDAEKLIHNVMMRKYRKDNPIQMALLMRVFSGMGWETRILIGIGFG, from the exons ATGAGGCCAATTCTTCAACCATGTGCGAGGGCCATTCCAGCTTTCAGGAGGTATCTATTTCGCTCTGCCGTAACCCTATCTTCGCCGGAGCTTGACGACAGCCTCCATAGTCATATCGCCACAACCAGGGGCGATCGATCAGAAGGCTTCATTCATCCCAGTGCTGGAGCAATGGAAGCAACAGGGCAACCATTTAGATTCTTCGGATCTCAGAAACATCATCGAAACCCTAAGAAATTCCCAACGATTTTCCCAAGCTCTCAAGGTCGCTCTTTGGTTTCGATTCTCTCAATTACT GTATCAGAGTGGATGAGTGCCCAGAAAGTTTGCGATCTAGTTCCTAAAGATTACGCAGATCGGCTTCATCTGATCGAAAACGTTCTAGGTTTGGAAGCAGCAGAGAAGTTCTTCCAAAGCATTCCCGAGAACAAGAGAGATGACTTTGTTTACACCACTATCTTAAGCTCGTACACAAGGTCTGATCAAACTCGGGATAAAGCTGAGTTCATCTTCTGGAAGATGAGAGAGCTAGGGTACCTCACTAACCCCTCTGCGTTTAACCACATGGTGTCTCTTTACATTCAGCTAGATAAGCGAGATATGGTcgagaagattctgaaccaaaTGGAGGAGAACAATGTCAAACCAAACAATCTTACGTTTAACCTTAAACTGCGGCGTTACGCAGCTGttacaaacatcaaaacaaTGGAGAGGCTATTAAAAGAGCACCGAATCGTGTCAATGATGGCGTCTGCTTATTGCAAGAGAGGCCAGCTAAGGGACGCCGAGAAACTAATACATAATGTTATGATGCGGAAGTACCGTAAGGACAATCCCATTCAAATGGCCCTGTTGATGCGCGTATTCTCTGGCATGGGATGGGAGACAAGAATTCTTATAGGAATTGGATTTGGATGA